One genomic window of Corallococcus exiguus includes the following:
- a CDS encoding SAM-dependent methyltransferase produces MLGTASDMGKPYRPKDHYFQKAKQEGLRARSAFKVDEILKRFPGSVKKGAAVLDLGAAPGGFLQILADAVGMHGRVIGVDISAIRPFSQKWVTTAVLDVLADDFDAKLAALYDGPYDAVISDMAPKTSGIKGTDEARSLRLAGKALEVAATRGRPGGTFVAKVFMGGDFEAFRDEVRQHFEEVKIVRPEATRGASMEVYVVGLRRRAPAPAAS; encoded by the coding sequence ATGCTAGGGACGGCTTCTGACATGGGCAAGCCCTACCGTCCTAAAGACCACTATTTCCAGAAAGCCAAGCAAGAGGGGCTGCGAGCGCGTTCCGCGTTCAAGGTCGATGAGATCCTCAAGCGCTTCCCCGGGTCCGTGAAGAAGGGCGCGGCGGTGCTGGATCTGGGCGCGGCGCCCGGCGGGTTCCTCCAGATATTGGCGGACGCGGTGGGGATGCACGGGCGCGTCATCGGCGTGGACATCTCGGCCATCCGTCCCTTCTCCCAGAAGTGGGTGACGACGGCGGTGCTGGACGTGCTCGCGGACGACTTCGACGCGAAGCTGGCCGCGCTGTACGACGGCCCCTACGACGCGGTCATCTCCGACATGGCGCCCAAGACCTCCGGCATCAAGGGCACGGACGAGGCGCGCAGCCTGCGGCTCGCGGGCAAGGCGCTGGAGGTGGCCGCCACGCGCGGCCGGCCCGGCGGCACGTTCGTGGCCAAGGTCTTCATGGGGGGCGACTTCGAGGCCTTCCGTGACGAGGTGCGGCAGCACTTCGAAGAGGTGAAGATCGTCCGTCCGGAGGCCACGCGCGGCGCCAGCATGGAGGTCTACGTGGTGGGGCTGCGACGCCGGGCCCCGGCGCCGGCTGCTTCCTGA